The following coding sequences are from one Rhodobiaceae bacterium window:
- the glnG gene encoding nitrogen regulation protein NR(I), translating to MASEILIVDDEADIRELISGILSDEGYDTRVAADSDGVLQALEQRMPSLVVLDIWLQGSRLDGLEVLDVISERYPDLPVVIISGHGNIETAVSAIKKGAYDFVEKPFKADRLILIIRRAIEADRLRKENAELRVKVGQETTLIGASPNMNIVRQTVEKVAPTGSRVLICGPSGCGKEVVARLLHASSRRANSPFLAINAATMAPDRMEVELFGTEEGTDGPRKVGVFEQAHGGTLFLDEVADMPLETQSKILRVLVEQTFVRVGGNNKVKVDVRVVSSSSKDLREEISAGRFREDLFHRLNVVPINVPSLEQRRDDIPVLVEHFVAQISRSSGLPPRRVSEDAMAALQSYSWPGNVRQLRNNIERLMILTSSDPNAVITADKLPTDESTTPSNGMNGSGGEHIMSMPLREARETFERDYLIAQIGRFGGNISRTAAFIGMERSALHRKLKSLGVNTSDRASLQV from the coding sequence ATGGCTTCCGAAATACTAATTGTTGACGATGAAGCGGATATTCGCGAACTGATCTCAGGCATCCTGTCTGACGAAGGGTATGATACGCGAGTAGCCGCAGACAGTGATGGTGTACTGCAGGCGTTGGAACAACGCATGCCGAGTCTTGTAGTGCTTGATATTTGGCTGCAGGGAAGTCGCCTGGATGGGCTCGAAGTGCTGGATGTGATCTCCGAGCGATATCCAGACCTGCCCGTCGTAATCATCAGTGGTCATGGGAACATTGAGACTGCAGTCTCAGCGATAAAGAAGGGCGCTTATGACTTTGTTGAAAAGCCCTTCAAGGCGGATCGGTTGATCCTGATTATCAGGCGAGCAATTGAAGCGGATCGTCTTCGCAAAGAGAATGCGGAACTGCGCGTTAAGGTCGGCCAGGAAACGACGTTGATAGGCGCATCTCCAAATATGAATATCGTCCGGCAAACCGTTGAGAAGGTCGCCCCAACAGGAAGCCGTGTCCTGATCTGCGGCCCCTCTGGATGTGGGAAAGAAGTTGTCGCTCGATTGCTTCATGCATCGTCCCGGCGCGCAAACAGCCCCTTTCTAGCGATCAACGCAGCAACGATGGCCCCGGATCGGATGGAGGTCGAACTTTTTGGGACAGAAGAGGGAACAGATGGACCGCGCAAGGTCGGTGTGTTTGAACAGGCTCACGGTGGAACGCTCTTCCTAGATGAAGTCGCGGATATGCCGTTAGAAACTCAAAGCAAAATTTTGCGTGTACTCGTTGAACAGACTTTTGTGCGGGTCGGCGGCAACAACAAAGTAAAAGTTGATGTTCGCGTCGTCTCATCATCAAGCAAAGATCTTCGTGAAGAAATTTCAGCAGGACGGTTTCGCGAGGATCTCTTCCACCGCCTGAATGTTGTACCGATAAATGTGCCCTCTCTTGAGCAGCGCAGAGATGATATTCCTGTGCTCGTGGAACATTTCGTCGCGCAGATTTCCAGATCTTCAGGTTTGCCGCCCCGTCGAGTGAGCGAAGATGCAATGGCCGCCCTGCAATCTTACTCATGGCCAGGGAATGTGCGTCAGCTTAGGAACAACATTGAGCGGTTGATGATACTGACATCGTCGGATCCTAATGCGGTGATCACCGCCGACAAGCTGCCAACAGACGAGAGCACCACGCCCTCCAACGGTATGAATGGGTCTGGCGGTGAGCACATTATGTCAATGCCCTTGCGGGAAGCGCGTGAGACCTTTGAGCGGGACTATCTGATTGCGCAGATTGGCCGCTTTGGGGGGAATATCTCCAGAACGGCTGCCTTTATTGGGATGGAACGATCTGCCCTTCATCGAAAACTGAAATCTCTGGGTGTCAATACCTCAGACCGCGCTTCACTGCAGGTCTAG
- the hfq gene encoding RNA-binding protein Hfq, which yields MSDKPQNLQDTFLNTVRKNKTTLTIFLVNGVKLQGVITWFDNFCVLLRRDGHSQLVYKHAISTIMPGQPVSLFEGEEEES from the coding sequence ATGTCGGATAAACCGCAAAATCTCCAAGATACGTTTCTCAACACCGTCCGAAAAAACAAGACGACGCTGACAATCTTTCTCGTGAACGGCGTTAAGCTTCAGGGTGTGATAACCTGGTTTGACAATTTTTGCGTATTGCTGCGTCGGGATGGGCACTCCCAACTCGTCTACAAGCATGCAATATCAACGATTATGCCAGGACAACCTGTCTCCCTGTTCGAGGGGGAAGAAGAGGAAAGTTGA
- the hflX gene encoding GTPase HflX, with the protein MTTDHPKWGDVNGTGSEKHSRAAFQVDDQPVTKALVLLPWLKRGADQRRSAAERLEEAVGLAAAIHLDIQSADIIPLVAIKPATLMGSGKVEELGEKIKKQHVDLVIVDGQLSPVQQRNLERAWKVKVLDRTGLILEIFGERARTREGRLQVELAHLTYQKSRLVRSWTHLERQRGGVGFLGGPGETQIEADRRALQDKINRLERDIGKVKKTRELHRKTRRSAPYPVVALVGYTNAGKSTLFNRLTESDVFAQDLLFATLDPTMRAIELPSGRKIILSDTVGFISDLPTHLIASFRATLEEVLEAEIILHVRDVAHDETDAQKADVADVLKSLGVDLETRDEGKLIEVLNKSDLLDEDAAEAFAELAARDSNTIVTSALKGTGVEELLSRLDDLLDSDTTSLHLAIAPQDGEAIAWLHRHGNVRQSEPDDEGTTHVNVDLGGPEMGRFEKKFPLIVRGALAEFADAAE; encoded by the coding sequence TTGACGACTGACCATCCAAAGTGGGGTGACGTGAACGGAACCGGGAGCGAAAAACACTCTCGGGCCGCTTTTCAGGTCGACGACCAACCGGTAACCAAAGCTCTTGTTTTACTTCCTTGGCTTAAGCGGGGAGCAGATCAGCGCCGCTCTGCCGCCGAACGGCTTGAAGAAGCCGTTGGGCTCGCTGCGGCAATACACTTGGACATCCAATCTGCAGATATCATCCCACTCGTTGCGATTAAACCGGCAACACTTATGGGGAGTGGGAAGGTTGAAGAACTCGGCGAAAAAATCAAGAAACAGCATGTCGACCTTGTGATTGTCGACGGCCAACTCTCACCGGTGCAGCAGCGTAATCTGGAGCGGGCTTGGAAGGTCAAGGTGCTCGACCGAACAGGGTTGATCCTCGAGATTTTCGGCGAACGTGCCCGGACCCGGGAAGGGAGACTGCAGGTTGAACTCGCCCACCTGACCTATCAAAAAAGCCGTCTGGTGCGATCCTGGACTCACTTGGAACGCCAGCGTGGCGGTGTGGGGTTTCTGGGCGGACCTGGTGAGACTCAGATTGAAGCGGACAGACGGGCGTTACAAGACAAGATCAATCGTCTTGAACGAGATATTGGCAAGGTCAAGAAAACCCGTGAGCTGCACCGCAAGACGAGACGGTCAGCGCCATATCCGGTTGTCGCTCTCGTTGGCTACACCAATGCGGGCAAATCAACTCTGTTCAACCGGCTCACTGAGTCCGACGTGTTCGCCCAAGACCTGCTCTTCGCCACCCTCGATCCCACCATGCGGGCAATTGAGCTTCCAAGCGGACGAAAAATTATCCTGTCTGACACGGTAGGATTTATCTCGGATCTGCCCACCCACCTGATTGCATCATTCCGGGCAACGCTGGAAGAGGTGCTGGAAGCAGAAATCATCCTGCATGTGAGAGATGTGGCACATGATGAAACAGACGCCCAGAAGGCAGACGTTGCGGATGTACTGAAGAGTTTGGGCGTTGACCTCGAAACCCGCGACGAAGGCAAGCTGATCGAGGTTTTGAACAAGTCCGACTTGCTCGACGAAGACGCCGCTGAGGCATTTGCTGAGTTGGCGGCAAGAGACAGCAATACCATCGTGACCTCCGCACTGAAGGGTACCGGCGTTGAGGAACTGCTGAGCCGTCTTGATGATCTGCTTGATAGCGACACGACAAGCCTTCATCTGGCCATTGCACCTCAAGACGGAGAGGCGATCGCGTGGCTGCATCGACACGGTAACGTCCGGCAGAGCGAGCCGGATGATGAAGGTACAACGCATGTTAATGTTGACCTTGGCGGCCCCGAAATGGGCCGCTTTGAGAAGAAATTTCCTCTGATCGTTCGAGGTGCACTGGCTGAGTTCGCGGACGCAGCTGAATGA
- the trkH gene encoding Trk system potassium uptake protein TrkH: MSYSTVLHALGWLLLLLAGAILLPWATALYNAESQSVIAFSLSLLFVGFSGGALIMAFRDVKHRPSKYDLLTLVVVGWLAIPLFAAIPFYVSGFLGNLTDAYFEAISGFTTTGASVIPTLDDVDRAIIMWRAVLQWFGGWASIVMGAAVLAPLGVGGMELRVSPLTRADKSRALDRFRGTAEAVGGIYAVFTAAAFLSIWAGGVPPFEAFCLALSTISTGGFMPSDTALSEFRAPWAMAFLFVFMGLGAINFATHRAGFRGRGTEYREDPELVYLGAAVLAAGVLFAFLALGETGDVVAALGNGLFLAMSLISGTAYMSPDPSLNSGLSSVFVIGLILVGGATLSTAGGIKLMRIALLVKQSSRELKRLTHPHGIIRTHFGRRSITIQIMKSVWSFFVLFLVVYAILAALLAATGLGFEAALVAAASALGNAGPAYDLVRPSMLGESPSYPEMAEITKWILVVGMVLGRLELLALVALFSREQWQS, from the coding sequence ATGAGTTACAGCACTGTCCTGCATGCCCTTGGTTGGCTTCTCCTGCTGTTAGCGGGAGCAATACTTCTGCCATGGGCAACGGCGCTGTACAATGCTGAGAGCCAGTCGGTCATTGCGTTTTCACTCTCTCTTCTTTTTGTCGGATTTTCCGGCGGGGCCCTCATCATGGCTTTTCGTGACGTAAAGCACCGCCCTTCTAAGTACGATCTGTTGACACTTGTTGTCGTGGGCTGGCTGGCGATCCCTCTATTTGCCGCTATTCCGTTCTACGTCTCCGGCTTCCTAGGCAATCTGACAGATGCCTATTTCGAAGCCATATCAGGCTTCACTACAACAGGCGCGTCGGTTATTCCGACATTGGATGATGTGGATAGAGCCATCATCATGTGGCGCGCGGTCCTTCAGTGGTTTGGAGGGTGGGCGAGCATCGTCATGGGAGCCGCAGTATTGGCACCGCTTGGTGTCGGTGGCATGGAGCTGCGCGTATCGCCCTTGACTCGGGCCGACAAGTCCCGCGCACTGGACAGGTTTCGCGGTACAGCCGAAGCCGTTGGCGGCATCTATGCTGTGTTTACAGCCGCAGCATTCCTGTCAATCTGGGCCGGTGGGGTTCCGCCTTTCGAGGCATTTTGTTTGGCCTTGTCCACCATTTCAACAGGCGGCTTCATGCCATCGGACACCGCACTTTCGGAGTTTAGAGCACCATGGGCGATGGCATTTCTCTTTGTGTTCATGGGACTGGGGGCCATCAATTTTGCGACCCACCGTGCAGGGTTTCGTGGAAGGGGAACGGAATACCGAGAAGATCCTGAGCTTGTCTATCTTGGAGCTGCTGTATTGGCCGCAGGCGTATTGTTTGCCTTTCTGGCGCTTGGGGAGACGGGGGATGTTGTTGCGGCACTGGGCAATGGATTGTTCCTCGCAATGAGCCTGATTTCTGGAACAGCCTATATGTCACCGGATCCGTCACTAAATTCGGGTTTGTCGAGTGTGTTTGTGATTGGCTTGATCCTCGTGGGCGGAGCGACACTTTCCACCGCAGGTGGGATTAAGTTGATGCGCATCGCGCTGTTGGTGAAGCAGAGCTCACGAGAATTAAAGCGGCTAACACATCCCCATGGCATTATTCGCACCCATTTCGGACGCCGGTCCATCACCATTCAGATCATGAAGTCTGTGTGGAGCTTCTTTGTTCTGTTCCTGGTGGTCTATGCAATTTTGGCGGCGCTCTTGGCGGCTACGGGTTTGGGGTTCGAAGCAGCACTTGTCGCAGCTGCCTCCGCGCTCGGAAATGCAGGCCCCGCATACGATCTAGTTAGACCCTCCATGTTGGGCGAGAGCCCGTCCTATCCGGAAATGGCTGAGATCACAAAATGGATATTGGTGGTTGGGATGGTTCTCGGTCGGCTGGAGCTGCTCGCTCTGGTCGCACTATTCAGCCGCGAGCAATGGCAAAGCTGA
- the dat gene encoding D-alanine aminotransferase, giving the protein MTRIAYVNGRYVPHGHAAIHIDDRGFQFADSVYEVCAVESGHFIDEQWHFERLQRSLNQLEIKVPVTSDVLAVIYREVLRRNRLRSGIVYCQVTRGVARRDHVFPAGQVPATLVVTAKPIDEKALARRRSEGVAVVTRPDERWDRCYIKSTGLLANVLAKQSARNAGAYEAWLVDGEDNITEGTSTNAWIVTDGGTLVTRQLDTHILGGVTRLALLKCAESLGVSIEERAFSRMEALAAAEAFSSASTVGALPVISIDQNQISNGRPGPMTQKLNGLYRERAGKSP; this is encoded by the coding sequence GTGACCCGGATCGCTTATGTAAATGGCCGCTATGTGCCCCACGGCCATGCCGCGATACATATTGATGACCGTGGGTTCCAGTTTGCAGACAGCGTGTATGAGGTCTGTGCTGTTGAAAGCGGACACTTTATCGATGAGCAATGGCACTTTGAAAGGCTTCAGCGGTCACTCAATCAATTGGAGATCAAGGTCCCTGTGACGTCGGATGTGTTGGCCGTAATCTACCGGGAGGTCCTTCGACGAAATCGCCTTCGATCCGGTATCGTCTACTGCCAGGTGACGCGTGGTGTCGCTCGTCGTGATCATGTGTTTCCGGCGGGACAGGTGCCAGCAACGCTCGTCGTCACGGCAAAGCCGATCGATGAGAAAGCGCTCGCCAGACGCCGCTCCGAAGGCGTTGCCGTTGTCACCCGTCCTGATGAACGCTGGGACCGGTGCTATATCAAGTCGACAGGATTGCTGGCGAATGTGCTGGCGAAACAAAGTGCTAGAAACGCTGGAGCCTATGAAGCCTGGCTTGTGGATGGCGAAGACAACATCACCGAGGGAACATCGACAAATGCCTGGATCGTTACTGATGGCGGAACCCTCGTCACCCGGCAGTTGGACACGCACATTCTCGGGGGCGTTACGCGCCTGGCACTTCTGAAATGCGCTGAGAGCCTCGGGGTCTCTATTGAAGAACGTGCTTTCTCAAGGATGGAGGCTTTGGCCGCTGCAGAGGCTTTCTCATCCGCATCGACGGTGGGGGCATTGCCGGTCATCTCGATTGATCAGAATCAGATATCGAATGGCAGACCGGGACCAATGACACAAAAACTGAATGGTCTTTATCGCGAGAGGGCAGGAAAGTCGCCCTAA
- the trkA gene encoding Trk system potassium uptake protein TrkA, which translates to MKVIVCGAGQVGFGIARQLAAENNDVTVVDQSAELVQRVSDILDVRAIVGHGAHPDVLERAGAPDADMLIAVTFHDEVNMVACQLAHSVFNVPTKIARIRAQSYLQAGFQDLFARDHMPIDVIISPELEVGRTVLRRLAVPGAFDILEFADGAVNVVGVALDEDCPIVNTPLRQLTELFPDLKARVVGIVRNGNLFVPHSEDQMIVGDQVYFAADKSEVRRTLSIFGHEEQEARKVLIVGAGNIGLYVAQELEKQHSGVRVKVLERDRDRAIFAADRLQRAIVLNGDGLDPELLREAGVQETETIVTLTNDDQVNLLTCVLAKREGASRALSLINNQTYSPLMQSLGIDAFLNPRSTTVSHVLRHVRRGRIRGLQAVQDGAAEVIEAEALETSPLVGQPLREVELPDGLIVGAIARNGEVITPSGSTEIQSGDKVVMFAQRDQVATVEQMFRVSLEFF; encoded by the coding sequence ATGAAAGTCATCGTATGCGGCGCTGGGCAGGTAGGCTTTGGTATCGCCCGGCAATTGGCTGCTGAAAACAATGACGTAACGGTCGTCGATCAGTCGGCAGAACTGGTGCAACGAGTCTCCGATATCCTGGATGTCCGGGCAATTGTGGGACATGGCGCCCATCCAGATGTCCTTGAACGCGCCGGCGCCCCGGACGCTGACATGCTGATCGCTGTGACCTTCCATGATGAAGTCAACATGGTTGCCTGCCAACTCGCGCATTCAGTCTTCAATGTGCCGACCAAGATCGCGAGAATTAGAGCGCAGAGCTATCTGCAGGCGGGATTCCAGGACCTTTTCGCCCGCGATCACATGCCTATCGATGTCATTATCTCACCGGAATTGGAAGTTGGCCGTACAGTGTTGCGTCGATTGGCTGTTCCAGGGGCGTTTGACATTCTCGAATTCGCCGACGGCGCTGTGAATGTTGTGGGTGTTGCTTTGGATGAAGATTGTCCCATCGTGAACACACCATTGAGGCAGCTCACCGAATTGTTCCCGGACCTGAAAGCCCGGGTTGTTGGAATTGTCCGCAATGGAAATCTTTTTGTTCCACACTCAGAAGATCAGATGATTGTGGGCGATCAGGTCTACTTCGCTGCTGACAAGTCAGAAGTCCGCCGGACGCTGTCCATTTTTGGCCATGAAGAACAAGAGGCGCGGAAGGTTCTAATCGTTGGTGCTGGCAATATCGGGCTTTATGTGGCTCAAGAATTGGAGAAGCAGCACAGCGGTGTCCGCGTGAAAGTTCTCGAACGCGACAGGGATCGCGCCATATTTGCCGCTGACAGACTGCAGCGCGCCATTGTCCTAAACGGCGATGGGCTCGATCCAGAGCTTCTGCGCGAAGCGGGTGTCCAGGAGACTGAGACCATTGTGACGCTCACCAATGACGATCAGGTCAATCTGCTGACTTGTGTGCTGGCAAAAAGAGAAGGGGCCAGCCGCGCTCTTAGTCTCATTAACAACCAGACTTATTCGCCGCTTATGCAATCCCTTGGGATTGATGCATTTCTGAACCCGCGGTCGACAACAGTGAGCCACGTGTTGCGTCATGTAAGGCGTGGGCGTATCCGAGGGCTCCAAGCGGTGCAAGATGGCGCCGCGGAGGTGATTGAGGCAGAAGCATTGGAAACCTCTCCGTTGGTTGGGCAGCCGTTGAGGGAAGTTGAATTGCCTGATGGTCTCATCGTTGGTGCGATCGCAAGAAATGGTGAAGTCATTACCCCTAGTGGTTCTACCGAGATTCAATCTGGCGATAAGGTGGTTATGTTTGCCCAACGCGATCAGGTCGCGACTGTCGAGCAAATGTTCCGTGTCAGTCTTGAATTTTTCTGA
- the suhB gene encoding fructose-1,6-bisphosphatase/inositol-1-monophosphatase yields MTVNVDQLAALLREAAAEKILPRFRSLTSQDIEEKSRGDFVTIADREAEAFLTPRLLDMVPGSIVVGEEATAATPELLHKSAGVGPTWYVDPIDGTSLFVEGNPSFATMVAFADKGDVLHSAIFFPALDEMFIAERGGGAFLVEMNSTKDLSERTAPIDLKDARGAFYTKYFPEKWNKRLSHLKGLVQPAQNEMCAAREYTDIVRGVKDLTVYHRMLPWDHAPGSLLLSEVGGVARNVETDKDYRPRTLQGPHVLAANEALWQAARDVLA; encoded by the coding sequence ATGACCGTAAATGTGGATCAGCTTGCAGCATTGCTGCGAGAAGCGGCCGCAGAGAAAATCTTGCCCAGGTTCAGGTCTCTTACCTCACAGGATATTGAGGAGAAGAGCAGGGGTGATTTTGTCACCATCGCAGACCGGGAGGCGGAAGCGTTTTTGACACCGCGGCTATTGGACATGGTGCCAGGCTCTATCGTTGTAGGTGAGGAAGCGACGGCAGCAACACCGGAACTACTCCACAAGTCCGCCGGGGTAGGCCCAACTTGGTATGTTGATCCGATCGATGGCACATCTCTATTTGTCGAGGGCAATCCAAGTTTCGCAACAATGGTCGCTTTTGCTGACAAAGGCGATGTGTTGCATTCAGCGATTTTCTTTCCGGCACTCGATGAGATGTTCATCGCAGAAAGGGGTGGGGGCGCATTTCTGGTTGAAATGAACAGCACCAAAGATTTGTCTGAGCGGACTGCGCCAATAGACCTGAAAGATGCACGAGGTGCTTTCTATACAAAATACTTTCCTGAAAAATGGAACAAGCGTCTGTCTCACCTGAAGGGATTGGTTCAACCCGCCCAAAACGAGATGTGCGCTGCCCGTGAGTACACTGATATCGTCAGAGGGGTGAAAGACCTGACAGTCTACCACCGTATGCTGCCCTGGGATCACGCACCTGGGAGCCTGCTCTTAAGCGAGGTGGGCGGCGTGGCTCGAAATGTGGAAACGGACAAAGACTATCGGCCGCGGACTCTTCAAGGCCCCCATGTATTGGCCGCCAATGAAGCTCTGTGGCAAGCCGCCCGGGACGTTCTTGCCTAG
- the kinB gene encoding alginate biosynthesis sensor protein KinB has product MATIDYMTAWSGWVRKSDLGRRFRLGTTLPIGLVVVAVFLGTFTYMTLTGLTPFAPTTKGVVTALLLANFLVALVLAGLIGWRVIRLVMERQSGIAGAKLHARLVMMFSLIAILPAITVAVFAVVTLDRGLDTWFSERTRAIIDNALQVAEAYLDEHHQVLRLDVLAMANDLNRAAPYLTSNYQRGQQLLATQAALRSLPAAYLVDREGKTVLRATAAVAPSMGIPGAGQFDKADEGLVVLYTANDGDQIRALVKLPAFDNTYLYVARFVDARVLDHLALTQAAVTEYETLEGGLSSVQVTFALIYVTLALVVLLAAIWLGLWAANRIVSPIGSLVSAAERVSGGDLSTRVDIGNNDDEIETLGRAFNRMTSQIENQQNELVTANYELDDRRRFTEAVLAGVSAGVVGLDSDMRINHANRAAREFLGFDDTSLDGHLLSEAAPELSSVVLAAMSQVRGSARDQVVLLRSGRERTLNVRVTGEKSGGDLQGYVLTFDDITELVAAQRNAAWSDVARRIAHEIKNPLTPIQLSAERLRRKYADEVANDPEVFQQCTDTIIRQVGDIGRMVDEFSSFARMPEAVMKDADLGEIVRQAVFLQRVAHPETEYDLSLQEAPIRFQGDARLISQALTNILKNAAEAIEGKEEEVSDGTDKIETRVTSDGRDIEILVTDTGRGLPNTGRMRLTEPYMTTRTKGTGLGLAIVKKIMEDHGGTLDLLDAPKEEGWASGARVVLRFPCINHQSDDATDDENKESDKMDQLSLVETGRGG; this is encoded by the coding sequence ATGGCGACAATCGACTACATGACCGCTTGGTCCGGCTGGGTGCGGAAGTCCGATCTGGGCAGACGCTTTCGCCTGGGCACAACACTACCGATCGGCCTCGTTGTCGTGGCCGTGTTCCTGGGCACCTTCACCTATATGACTTTGACGGGGCTTACGCCGTTTGCGCCGACAACAAAAGGTGTTGTTACGGCACTTTTGCTTGCCAATTTCCTCGTTGCGCTTGTGCTCGCGGGCCTTATTGGGTGGCGGGTCATCCGCCTGGTGATGGAGCGTCAGAGTGGCATCGCGGGGGCAAAGCTACACGCCCGCCTGGTGATGATGTTTTCTCTCATCGCTATTTTGCCGGCAATCACGGTCGCGGTCTTCGCCGTCGTTACGCTGGACAGGGGGCTTGATACCTGGTTCAGCGAACGCACACGGGCCATCATCGACAATGCTCTGCAAGTTGCGGAAGCCTATCTTGATGAGCACCACCAGGTTTTGCGGCTGGATGTGTTGGCAATGGCAAACGACCTTAACCGGGCCGCACCATACCTCACCTCAAACTACCAACGTGGGCAGCAACTCCTGGCGACCCAGGCTGCACTTCGTTCTCTCCCCGCAGCCTACCTCGTTGATCGCGAAGGCAAAACGGTGCTACGCGCGACTGCTGCTGTGGCACCATCTATGGGAATTCCCGGTGCAGGTCAGTTTGATAAGGCCGATGAGGGGCTGGTCGTGCTCTACACGGCGAATGATGGCGATCAGATTCGAGCGCTCGTAAAACTTCCGGCATTTGACAACACCTATCTCTATGTTGCTCGGTTTGTTGATGCGCGCGTACTCGATCACCTTGCGCTCACGCAAGCAGCAGTGACTGAATATGAAACGCTTGAAGGTGGGCTGAGTTCTGTTCAGGTTACCTTCGCTCTTATTTATGTGACTTTGGCGCTCGTTGTCTTGCTTGCGGCAATTTGGTTGGGCCTGTGGGCTGCAAACCGTATCGTCTCGCCGATCGGAAGCCTCGTGAGTGCTGCCGAACGCGTCAGTGGTGGCGACCTTTCAACACGGGTCGATATTGGCAACAATGATGATGAGATCGAAACGCTTGGTCGGGCATTCAATCGCATGACCAGCCAAATTGAAAACCAACAAAATGAGTTGGTAACAGCCAACTATGAGCTTGATGATCGCCGCCGCTTTACGGAAGCGGTGCTCGCGGGTGTTAGCGCGGGTGTGGTCGGCCTCGACTCTGACATGCGGATCAATCATGCGAACCGTGCTGCTCGGGAGTTTTTGGGCTTCGATGATACATCGCTTGATGGCCACCTCCTGTCAGAGGCGGCACCTGAGTTGTCCTCTGTTGTTCTTGCCGCGATGAGCCAGGTGCGAGGGTCCGCGAGGGACCAAGTGGTCTTGCTCCGTTCCGGCAGAGAGAGAACGCTTAATGTTCGTGTTACCGGCGAGAAATCTGGAGGTGATCTTCAGGGATATGTTCTGACCTTCGATGACATTACGGAACTCGTTGCTGCTCAGCGCAATGCCGCCTGGTCGGACGTTGCGCGGCGTATCGCCCATGAAATTAAGAATCCTCTGACGCCGATTCAGCTGTCAGCTGAGCGTCTCCGTCGGAAATATGCAGACGAAGTAGCAAACGACCCCGAAGTGTTTCAGCAATGTACAGATACGATCATTCGTCAGGTAGGCGATATTGGACGAATGGTTGATGAGTTTTCCTCCTTTGCGCGGATGCCCGAGGCAGTGATGAAAGACGCTGACCTTGGTGAAATTGTTCGCCAAGCTGTCTTTCTTCAGCGCGTCGCGCATCCCGAAACCGAGTATGATCTCTCTTTGCAAGAAGCACCGATTAGGTTTCAAGGCGACGCGCGGCTGATTAGCCAGGCCCTTACTAATATTTTGAAGAACGCAGCAGAAGCGATCGAGGGCAAAGAGGAAGAGGTGTCGGACGGCACCGATAAAATTGAAACCCGCGTAACATCTGATGGGCGCGACATTGAGATATTGGTAACTGACACTGGCCGGGGCCTACCGAATACAGGGCGTATGCGGTTGACCGAGCCATACATGACAACGCGCACAAAAGGTACGGGGCTAGGATTGGCGATCGTTAAAAAGATCATGGAAGACCATGGCGGGACGCTCGACCTTTTGGACGCACCGAAAGAAGAGGGATGGGCGAGCGGGGCTAGAGTGGTGCTTCGGTTCCCCTGCATCAATCATCAATCAGATGATGCGACCGACGATGAGAACAAAGAGTCCGACAAAATGGACCAACTGAGTTTAGTAGAAACAGGTAGAGGCGGCTGA
- the mazG gene encoding nucleoside triphosphate pyrophosphohydrolase → MKGAPEDLRSIDALLTIMASLRDPDGGCPWDLEQNFRTISPYTLEEAYEVADAIERGDLDDLKEELGDLLLQVVFHAQMAEEQGSFAFDDVVEGISSKMVRRHPHVFADGTSDTPEGVAATWDEIKQAEKDAKGKTPSGLLDDVPVVLPALTQAVKLQKRAAKVGFDWPSAAPVLDKIEEEIGELRVEVAAEDQDKIEEEFGDLLFVLSNYARHLKVDPDAALRRANQKFRSRFSMMEQSAGSRNTNLADLSLEQLEELWVQAKKQEKGD, encoded by the coding sequence GTGAAGGGTGCTCCCGAAGATCTCCGCTCAATAGACGCGCTGCTCACAATCATGGCCTCCTTGCGGGACCCTGATGGTGGATGCCCGTGGGACCTTGAACAGAATTTCCGAACAATTTCCCCTTACACGCTGGAAGAAGCCTACGAGGTTGCGGACGCCATTGAACGAGGCGATCTGGATGATCTTAAGGAGGAGCTCGGCGACCTGCTTCTTCAGGTCGTATTCCACGCTCAAATGGCTGAGGAGCAGGGTTCGTTCGCCTTTGACGATGTGGTTGAGGGCATTTCATCGAAGATGGTACGGCGCCACCCACATGTTTTTGCAGACGGGACGTCTGATACACCTGAGGGCGTCGCGGCGACCTGGGATGAAATCAAGCAGGCTGAAAAAGACGCCAAGGGCAAGACGCCATCGGGTCTGCTGGATGACGTGCCGGTGGTGCTCCCCGCCCTCACCCAGGCCGTGAAGCTTCAGAAACGCGCGGCCAAGGTCGGGTTCGACTGGCCCAGCGCAGCGCCTGTGCTCGACAAAATTGAAGAAGAAATCGGCGAGCTGCGCGTTGAAGTCGCTGCGGAGGATCAAGACAAGATTGAGGAAGAGTTCGGCGACCTTCTGTTTGTTCTCTCAAATTATGCGCGCCATCTGAAAGTGGATCCTGATGCAGCCCTTCGCCGAGCAAATCAAAAATTCAGAAGCCGGTTTTCCATGATGGAACAATCGGCTGGGTCTCGGAACACTAATCTTGCAGACCTGTCGCTGGAGCAGCTTGAAGAATTGTGGGTCCAGGCGAAGAAACAGGAAAAAGGGGACTAG